In Leifsonia sp. AK011, the genomic stretch TCTTCGCCAGTTCCTCCAGATGCTCGAGCTCTATTGGGCCAAGAAGGCGGCCGCATCGGATGCTGATCTGCGGGTGATAATCGATCGGCTTGGGCACTCCGACCTGGCGTTTGCGGCGACGGAAGACGTCTTCCGCAACTCTGCCGATCTGCCGCGTATCGGGGGAGAGGCTACCGTCATCAACGGTGCCAAGCTTCGTGATGCGATCATCCGGTTGCATCGGGCGAAGGACGAGAGCTACAAGAATGCCTGGAAGAAGCGCGGTGAGCAGATGGGTATCGCGAGCAACATTGCGCGGAAAGTTGACCGGGTCGAGCACGTCGCGGCCGGCGCCGACCCTGGAGACGAGAGTCTTCTCGATACGGCGATCGACCTCTTCGTCTACTGCTTGAAGTATCAGACGTACTTGGCGGATCAGGACGGAGCGCTCGCGCCTGCGCTGGTTGGTGGAGGAGTCCCACCGTTCAGCGATGGACCTTCCGGGTTTGAAGTGGCGATCGGGCAGTTCGAGTTCTCGCTCGACGGGGAGGTTCCCTCGGTAGCTGCTGCTGCGATGAGGGTGGTTGATGGTCTCGCCCAACTCGAGGCTTACTATCCAACCGCACTTCCGCACGATTGGTCCGCGCGAGTCCCGTTCGCGCAACAGCTCACTCGTTACGCATTGGATTTGCTTCTAGCTGTCATTGAGGTCGAACCGTTCACGACGGCCGAGTTCATCGAGAGTCAAGGGCTCTAGGTATGCGAGACGAGGACTTCGCCAAGCTAGTCGAAGATGTCGAGGAGCAACTCGACCATGGCGTGTTCGACTTCGGTCTCCTCGGGAATGGGGCGACGGTGCGTCGCGCTAAGCGCTGGTTCTCGTGGGCTGCGCCGCAGGCGATCGCGACGGTGTACGGCGACGAGCCGCCGGGTGAGCGACCACTCGCATCGCTCGCTGTAGACCAGCCGCCAGTCTTGATAGTTGCAGTCGATGAGTCGAAAGAGCGCGTGCTCGAGCGCGCGCTTCCACACGTCGTTTACGCTCCAAAGGTCATCGTTGCCGGCTACGCGCACTACGACTTCCGCGACGATAGGTTCGAGGATCTGCATTCGCAGCTGTTGGTTCCTTCAATTGCCAACGGATACCCGAACACGCTAGTTCATCTCTACCAGTGCCTTGTGAATGCAGACAGGCTGGGACTCGAGGGCTCCATCGCCGAGTTCGGCGTTTTCAAGGGCGGTACCACAATGTTCCTGGCGAGGCTTGCCGCCGAACTCGGCAGGGAGTGGCCACTCATCGGGTTCGACACCTTCGGCGGCTTCCCGTCCAAGCGGAGCGCGCTCGACATGTATCACCACCCGGGTGCTGAGTTCCGTGACTTCGCGGCGGTCGAACGCTATCTGTCGGCGGTAAACGTCGAGCTCGTTAAGGGTGACATCGTTGAGACGGCGAACCGACTGACCGGCACGCCGCTAGTCCTGACCTTCATCGACACCGACAACTTCTCGTCGGCACAAGCGGCGGTGGCCGTCGTGGCTGAGGAAACTGTCGTGGGTGGCGCAATAGTGTTTGACCATTACACAGGAGTGGACCGATTTCGGTACACGCTTGGAGAGCGTATGGCCGCACGGCCTCTCGTGGAGGACGTGCGGTACTTCAATCTCCACGCGACTGGCGTATTCTTGAGACAGAAGTAAACGGAGAAATATTCAGAATGAAGGCACCCGTCCCGCGGCCCGGCGTCTACGAGTTGTACTGGAAGTTCGCCGCGGAGCGACAAAAAGCCTTCGAGTCTCGGCTGGCAGGCCATCCTTGGCCCTGGTCGCAGGACCGAATCCTGCAAGAGT encodes the following:
- a CDS encoding TylF/MycF/NovP-related O-methyltransferase, encoding MRDEDFAKLVEDVEEQLDHGVFDFGLLGNGATVRRAKRWFSWAAPQAIATVYGDEPPGERPLASLAVDQPPVLIVAVDESKERVLERALPHVVYAPKVIVAGYAHYDFRDDRFEDLHSQLLVPSIANGYPNTLVHLYQCLVNADRLGLEGSIAEFGVFKGGTTMFLARLAAELGREWPLIGFDTFGGFPSKRSALDMYHHPGAEFRDFAAVERYLSAVNVELVKGDIVETANRLTGTPLVLTFIDTDNFSSAQAAVAVVAEETVVGGAIVFDHYTGVDRFRYTLGERMAARPLVEDVRYFNLHATGVFLRQK